ACCGGCTGCTCCCAGGCGGTGCTGGCCCGCCCCGGCGCCACCCTGCTGGCCCGCAACTACGACTACCCGCCGGAGCTCTGCGAGGGGTCGATCCTCTATACCCGCTGGAACGGTCGCGGCGTGATCGCCATGAGCGACTGCCTGTGGGGCGTGCTCGACGGCATGAACGACCGTGGGCTCGCCGTGTCGCTGGCCTTCGGCGGGCGCAAGGCGGTGGGCGAGGGGTTCGGGGCGCCGGTGATCCTGCGCTACCTGCTGGAGTTCTGCGACAGCGTGCCCGAGGCCGCCGAGGTGCTGGCGCGGGTGCCCACCCATATGGCCTACAACATCACCGTGGCCGACGCTGCCGGGCGCTACGTCACGGCGATGATCGGCCCCGACCGCCGGGCCAGCATCCGCCGGGTGCCGGTGGCCACCAACCACCAGAAGCGCATCGAGTGGTACGCCCACGCGCTGGCCTCGGAGACGCTGATCCGCGAGGGGCAGCTCTCCATCCTGGTGGATGACGAGGCCACCAGCGAGGCGCGCCTGGAGGCGGCCTTCTCGGCACCACCGCTGTTCCGCCACGACTATCGCCGCGGGCTGGGCACCATCTATTCGGCCTTCTACCGCCCCGGGGAGGGGCGGGTGCGCTACCGCTGGCCCGGCCTCGACCTGGACCTCGGCTTCGATCATTTCCCCGAGGAGGCGATCACCGTGCGCTACGGCGTGCGGGAGAGGTTCGGCAGCTGATCGATATCGACAACGACAATCACCAGAGAAGGGTGTCGCCATGCAAGAGAGCAGCCAAACAGAAACGCCCTATACCGCGCTGGGCTTCTACCACAAGATCTCTCAGCTACGGGCCGATACCTGGAACGCGCTCAAGCGCGACCTCGGCCAGCTCAATCGGCTGGCCGACGAGGCGCAGGCCCGCAACCTGGTCAAGGCGATCGACGTCAAGCTGACCCGCCTCGAGATCATCGAGGACTACCATGCCTTCCCCTCCAAGGAGGACTTCCGCCACCTCTGGTCGCTGTTCGATCGCGAGGAGTACCTGCTGTTGGAGAAGGTGGTCAAGCGCCTGGTGCGGGCGCTGATCAGCGAGTCCTACCGGCGCCGCCACGTGGACCTCAGCGAGACCGACGCCGATGCCGAGGACATGGAGACCCTGGATGCCCTGGCCCAGCTGCGCCGCGGGCATCCGGCCTCCAACAGCGCGGCCCAGCCCTACTTCGAGCTGCTGATCGTCGACAACCTGTCGGCCCAGGAGGAGGAGGTGGTGCGCGAGGCGTTCCGCAACATGCGCCGCCCCGAGGATCGCTTCGTCTACGATGTGGTGACGGTGAGAAGCTTCGAGGACGCCTTGATCGCGGTGCTGGTCAATCCCAACATCCAGGCCTGCCTGATCCGCTACGAGTTTCCCTACAAGTCGAAGTACAACCTCAGTGCGCTGCGCAACTACCTGGAGGGGCTCTCCGAGCAGGCCCTGGAGCACCAGTCCGAGGCGGAGCGCAGCATCCTGCTCAGCGGCATGATCCATGAGCTGCGCCCGGAGATCGACCAGTTCCTGGTCACCAGCGGCGACGTGGAGGCCACGGCGAGCCGCGACATCCGACACTTCAACCGCATCTTCTATCGCGAGACCGACTACATCGAGCAGCACCACACCATCCTGCGTGCCATCGACAACCGCTACCGCACCCCCTTCTTCGATGCCCTGCGCGAGTACAGCAGGAAGCCCACCGGGGTCTTCCACGCCATGCCCATCTCGCGGGGCAAGTCGGTGACCCGCTCGCACTGGGCGGGGCACATGATCGACTTCTACGGCATCAACATCTTCCTCGCCGAGACCTCGGCCACCTCCGGCGGGCTCGACTCCCTGCTGCAGCCCTACGGCCCCATCAAGAAGGCCCAGGAGTACGCCGCCCGCGCCTTTGGCGCCCGGCAGAGCTTCTTCGTCACCAACGGCACCTCCACCGCCAACAAGATCGTGGTGCAGGCGCTGGTCAAGCCGCGGGACATCGTGCTGATCGACCGCGACTGCCACAAGTCGCACCACTACGGCATGGTGCTGGCCGGGGCCCACGTCAGCTATCTGGACTCCTATCCGCTCAACGACTACTCCATGTACGGCGCCGTGCCGCTCAAGGAGATCAAGAAGACCCTGCTGGCCTACAAGCGCGCCGGCGAGCTCCACCGGGTCAAGATGCTGCTGCTGACCAACTGCACCTTCGACGGCGTGGTCTACAACGTGCGCCGGGTGATGGAGGAGTGCTTGGCGATCAAGCCAGACCTGGTGTTCCTCTGGGATGAGGCGTGGTTCGCCTTCGCCGGCTTCAACCCCACCTACCGCCCGCGCACCGCCATGCATGCCGCCCGCACCCTGCGCGACCGCTACCGCAGCGAGGCCTACCGCGAGGAGTACGCGGCCTGGAAGGCCGAGTTCGAGGCGCTCGACCCGGACGACGATGCCACCTGGCTGGAGCAGCTGCTGCTGCCCGACCCCGACCTCGTGCGCATCCGCACCTATGCCACCCACTCCACCCACAAGACCCTGACCTCGCTGCGCCAGGGCTCGATGATCCATGTCTGGGACCAGGACTATCGCCAGAAGGTCGAGGCGCCGTTCCACGAGGCCTACATAACCCATACCTCGACCTCGCCCAACTACCAGATCATCGCCTCTCTGGACGTGGGCCGGATGCAGGCCGAGATGGAGGGCTTCGAGCTGGTGCATGCCCAGGTGGAGGCGGCGCTGTCGCTGCGCGAGCAGCTCTACCACCACCCGCTGCTGCAGAAGTACTTCCGGGTGCTCAAGAACGGCGACCTGGTGCCGGCGGAATACCGCGAATCCGGGGTGGAGTCCTTCTACGACCCGGTGACCGGCTGGAACAAGATGGAGGAGGCCTGGGCCCGCGACGAGTTCGTGGTCGACCCCAGCCGGGTGACCATCGCCATCGGCGCCACCGGCGTCGACGGCGATGCCTTCAAGAACGAGTACCTGATGAACAAGTACGGCATCCAGATCAACAAGACCTCCCGCAACACCGTGCTGTTCATGACCAATATCGGCACCACCCGGGGCTCCATCGCCTACCTGCTCGACGTGCTGATCAAGCTGGCCAAGGAGTTCGAGGCCCGCTGGGAGGAGAGCAGCCGCCCGGAGCGTCGGATCATCGAGAACCGGGTGCGCTCGCTGACCGAGGAGCTGCCGCCGCTGCCCGACTTCAGCCGCTTCCATGACGCCTTCCGCCAGTGCAGCGAGACGCCCCAGGGCGATATCCGCCGCGCCTACTTCCTGGCCTATGACGAGGAGAACACCGAATACCTGCGCTTCGACAACGGTGAGCTGCAGGCCGAGATGCGTGCGGGCCGCGACGCGGTCTCGGCGAGCTTCGTGATCCCCTATCCGCCGGGCTTCCCGGTGCTGGTGCCGGGCCAGGTGGTCAGCGAGGAGATCCTCCACTTCCTGCAGGCCCTGGACGTCACCGAGATCCACGGCTATCGGCCGGAACTTGGCCTGCTGGTGTTCACCGAGGCGGCGCTGGCCAACCCCGAGGCGGGTTGACCGGTCGCGCAGAAAATCCTCCTGTCGGGCGGCGGCGGACAAAAAAAAAGCGCATCTTCCCCGCCGCCCAACGAAAAGTCCCCGCCGCTCATCTCCCTTACCATGAACCCATCGAGCCGCCCTGGAGGGATTACGCCAGGCGGCTCGTCCGTTTCTTCACGCCGGCCGCTGGGCAACATCAACCCACAAGGCCAATCCGGTCGGCGCGTCAGGGAGGTGCCGCATGAACATGAAGCTGTCCAGGACTTTGTCCACCATGCTCGACGATCCGCGTCTGTTTCGTCAGCACGCCTACGTCAACGGTCAGTGGACCCACGGCGAGGGCGGCCGCGAGGAGGCCGTCTTCGACCCGGCCACCGGCGAGGCCCTGGGGTACATTCCCTGGCTCGAGGCGCATCAGATCCGCGCCGCGGTGGACGCCGCCGAGGCCGCCTTCGTGCACTGGCGGGCGCTGCGCGCCGACGAGCGCTGCGAGCGCCTGCTGGCCTGGTACGACCTGCTCCTGGCCAACCGCGAGGACCTGGCCACCATCATGACCATGGAGCAGGGCAAGCCGCTGCCGGACGCCCGCGGCGAGGTGGAGTATGGCGCCAGCTTCGTGCGCTGGTTCGCCGAGGAGGGCAAGCGCACCTTCGGCGAGACTATTCCCAGCCATATTCCCAACGCCGCCCTGGGCACGATCAAGGAGCCGGTGGGCATCGCCGCCTTGATCACCCCCTGGAACTTCCCGCTGGCGATGATCACCCGCAAGGCCGCCGCGGCGCTGGCCGCCGGCTGCCCGGTGATCGTCAAACCGGCCGGCGAGACCCCCTTCTCGGCGCTGGCCCTGGCTGAGCTGGCCGAACGTGCCGGCATCCCGGCGGGCATCTTCAACGTGGTGCTGGGCGAGCCTGCCGAGGTCTCGCAGATCCTCTGCGCCGAGCCACGGGTGCGGGCGCTCTCCTTTACCGGCTCCACCCGGGTCGGCCGCTTGCTGCTCGAGCAGAGCGCCGGCACCGTCAAGCGGGTCTCCCTGGAGCTGGGCGGTGATGCCCCCTTCGTCGTCGGCCCGGACATGGACCCGAAGGAGGCCGCCTTCGCCGCCGTGGCCGCCAAGTTCCAGACCTCGGGGCAGGACTGCCTGGCCGCGGACCGCATCCTGGTCCACGAGTCGATCCATGACGAGTTCGTCGCCCACTTCGCCGAGCGCATGGCCGCCCTCACTCTGGGCAACGGCCTGGAGAGCGAGGTCGACCTGGGGCCGCTGATCCACCGCCAGGCAGTGGAGAAGGCCGCCGGCATCGTCGACGACGCCCTTTCCAAGGGGGCCACCCTGGTGGCCGGCGACCAGAGCGCCGCCCCCGGCGAGAACTTCTTCATGCCGGTGCTGCTGACCGGGCTGACCCGCGACATGCGCCTGTGGCAGGAGGAGAGCTTCGCTCCCATTGCCGGCGTAATGGCCTATGCCGATGATGACGAGGCCATTGCCCTGGCCAACGACACCCAGTACGGTCTCGCCGCCTACGTCTACACCCACGATATCCGCCGCATCTGGAAGTTCCTGCGGGCGCTGGAGTTCGGCATGGTGTCGGTCAACTCGGTGAAGATGACCGGCCCGCCCGTGCCCTTCGGCGGCGTCAAGCAGTCCGGCCTCGGCCGCGAGGGCGGCACCACCGGCATCGACGAGTATCTCGAGACCAAGTATTACTGCCTCGGCGCCCTGGGCTCTGTCTCGGGCAGCTAGGACTGAACCCTTGCCGGGATGCGATATCGAGCGATATCTACCCGAGGACGCTGAGTCGAGTGCAGCGGCGCGCGGCGATCGACAGGGATGTCGATCGAGAACCGGCAAGAGGGACCTTGTTCCGGTTCGACGCGCAGGCCGCAAGCGAAGCCTCAGGGTTTCGTCCTCGGGCATCGCGAGATGTTGCAATACCGGCAAACGAATTAGATGACCATCCTCCCCGGCGGGACGCCGGGGAGCCTGATATGACTAGAGGAAAGCCATGAGCCAGCAGCACCAGGACCTGATCGATCGCGACCGCAAGGTGACCTTCCACGCCTCCACCCACCTGCGCGATTTCGCCCAGGGCGATGCGCCGGGCCGCGTGATCACCGGCGGCAAGGGCATCCATATCCGCGACAAGGATGGCCGCGAGTTCATCGATGCCTTCGCCGGCCTCTACTGCGTCAACATCGGCTATGGCCGCACCGAGGTGGCCGAGGCGATCTATCAGCAGGCCCTGGAGCTCTCCTACTACCACACCTACGTAGGCCACTCCAACGAGCCGCAGATCGCTCTTTCCGAGAAGATCATCGCGCTCGCCGGCCCCGGCATGTCCAAGGTCTATTACGGCCTCGGCGGCTCTGATGCCAACGAGACCCAGCTCAAGATCGTGCGCTACTACAACAACGTGCTGGGTCGCCCGCTGAAAAAAAAGGTGATCTCGCGCATGCGCGGCTACCACGGCTCGGGCCTGGCCACCGGCTCGCTGACTGGCCTCAAGGCGTTCCACGACCAGTTCGACCTGCCCTTAGAGGGCATCCTGCACACCGAGGCGCCCTACTACTACCACCGTGCCGCCGAGCAGCAGGGCATGACCGAGCGCGAGTTCTCCACCTACTGCGCGCAGAAGCTCGAGGCGATGATCCTGGCCGAAGGGCCCGAGACCGTGGCCGCCTTCATCGGCGAGCCGGTGCTCGGCACCGGCGGCATCGTGCCGCCTCCCGAGGGCTATTGGGAGGCGATCCAGGCGGTGCTGGTCAAGTACGACGTGCTGCTGATCGCCGACGAGGTGGTATGCGGCTTCGGGCGTATCGGCGCCGACTTCGGCAGCCACTTCTACGGCATCAAGCCCGACCTGATCACCGTCGCCAAGGGCCTGACCAGCGCCTACCAGCCGCTCTCCGGCGTCATCGTCGGCGACCGCGTCTGGGCGGTGCTGGAGCAGGGCACCGGCCAGTACGGCCCCATCGGCCACGGCTGGACCTACTCGGGCCACGCCCTGGGCTGTGCCGCCGCACTGGCCAACCTGGCGATCATCGAGCGCGAGGATCTGACCGGGAACGCCCGTGATACCGGCGCCTACCTGCAGCAGGCCATGGCCACCGCCTTCGGCGACCACCCGATCGTCGGCAACGTGCGCGGCGTGGGCATGCTGGCGGCGCTGGAGTTCTCCGTGGACCCCGAGCAGCGCAAGCACTTCGACCCGGCCCTCAAGGTGGGCCCGCGCATCGCCGCCGCGGCCCTGGAGGAGAACCTGATCGCCCGCGCCATGCCCCAGGGCGATATCCTGGGCTTCGCGCCGCCGCTGGTCACCACCCGCGACGAGGTGGACGAGATCGTCGCCCGC
The Halomonas alkalicola DNA segment above includes these coding regions:
- a CDS encoding C45 family peptidase; its protein translation is MDDKTLVFRTLHEAAPGPKWRSLFDAHWSAYGAWYLAEGERERPGYLACLNALRRHMPELLDTYRTLCDLAGGGDLASRFLSLYQPPPYITGCSQAVLARPGATLLARNYDYPPELCEGSILYTRWNGRGVIAMSDCLWGVLDGMNDRGLAVSLAFGGRKAVGEGFGAPVILRYLLEFCDSVPEAAEVLARVPTHMAYNITVADAAGRYVTAMIGPDRRASIRRVPVATNHQKRIEWYAHALASETLIREGQLSILVDDEATSEARLEAAFSAPPLFRHDYRRGLGTIYSAFYRPGEGRVRYRWPGLDLDLGFDHFPEEAITVRYGVRERFGS
- a CDS encoding aminotransferase class I/II-fold pyridoxal phosphate-dependent enzyme, whose amino-acid sequence is MQESSQTETPYTALGFYHKISQLRADTWNALKRDLGQLNRLADEAQARNLVKAIDVKLTRLEIIEDYHAFPSKEDFRHLWSLFDREEYLLLEKVVKRLVRALISESYRRRHVDLSETDADAEDMETLDALAQLRRGHPASNSAAQPYFELLIVDNLSAQEEEVVREAFRNMRRPEDRFVYDVVTVRSFEDALIAVLVNPNIQACLIRYEFPYKSKYNLSALRNYLEGLSEQALEHQSEAERSILLSGMIHELRPEIDQFLVTSGDVEATASRDIRHFNRIFYRETDYIEQHHTILRAIDNRYRTPFFDALREYSRKPTGVFHAMPISRGKSVTRSHWAGHMIDFYGINIFLAETSATSGGLDSLLQPYGPIKKAQEYAARAFGARQSFFVTNGTSTANKIVVQALVKPRDIVLIDRDCHKSHHYGMVLAGAHVSYLDSYPLNDYSMYGAVPLKEIKKTLLAYKRAGELHRVKMLLLTNCTFDGVVYNVRRVMEECLAIKPDLVFLWDEAWFAFAGFNPTYRPRTAMHAARTLRDRYRSEAYREEYAAWKAEFEALDPDDDATWLEQLLLPDPDLVRIRTYATHSTHKTLTSLRQGSMIHVWDQDYRQKVEAPFHEAYITHTSTSPNYQIIASLDVGRMQAEMEGFELVHAQVEAALSLREQLYHHPLLQKYFRVLKNGDLVPAEYRESGVESFYDPVTGWNKMEEAWARDEFVVDPSRVTIAIGATGVDGDAFKNEYLMNKYGIQINKTSRNTVLFMTNIGTTRGSIAYLLDVLIKLAKEFEARWEESSRPERRIIENRVRSLTEELPPLPDFSRFHDAFRQCSETPQGDIRRAYFLAYDEENTEYLRFDNGELQAEMRAGRDAVSASFVIPYPPGFPVLVPGQVVSEEILHFLQALDVTEIHGYRPELGLLVFTEAALANPEAG
- a CDS encoding NAD-dependent succinate-semialdehyde dehydrogenase; translation: MNMKLSRTLSTMLDDPRLFRQHAYVNGQWTHGEGGREEAVFDPATGEALGYIPWLEAHQIRAAVDAAEAAFVHWRALRADERCERLLAWYDLLLANREDLATIMTMEQGKPLPDARGEVEYGASFVRWFAEEGKRTFGETIPSHIPNAALGTIKEPVGIAALITPWNFPLAMITRKAAAALAAGCPVIVKPAGETPFSALALAELAERAGIPAGIFNVVLGEPAEVSQILCAEPRVRALSFTGSTRVGRLLLEQSAGTVKRVSLELGGDAPFVVGPDMDPKEAAFAAVAAKFQTSGQDCLAADRILVHESIHDEFVAHFAERMAALTLGNGLESEVDLGPLIHRQAVEKAAGIVDDALSKGATLVAGDQSAAPGENFFMPVLLTGLTRDMRLWQEESFAPIAGVMAYADDDEAIALANDTQYGLAAYVYTHDIRRIWKFLRALEFGMVSVNSVKMTGPPVPFGGVKQSGLGREGGTTGIDEYLETKYYCLGALGSVSGS
- a CDS encoding aminotransferase, which translates into the protein MSQQHQDLIDRDRKVTFHASTHLRDFAQGDAPGRVITGGKGIHIRDKDGREFIDAFAGLYCVNIGYGRTEVAEAIYQQALELSYYHTYVGHSNEPQIALSEKIIALAGPGMSKVYYGLGGSDANETQLKIVRYYNNVLGRPLKKKVISRMRGYHGSGLATGSLTGLKAFHDQFDLPLEGILHTEAPYYYHRAAEQQGMTEREFSTYCAQKLEAMILAEGPETVAAFIGEPVLGTGGIVPPPEGYWEAIQAVLVKYDVLLIADEVVCGFGRIGADFGSHFYGIKPDLITVAKGLTSAYQPLSGVIVGDRVWAVLEQGTGQYGPIGHGWTYSGHALGCAAALANLAIIEREDLTGNARDTGAYLQQAMATAFGDHPIVGNVRGVGMLAALEFSVDPEQRKHFDPALKVGPRIAAAALEENLIARAMPQGDILGFAPPLVTTRDEVDEIVARARRAVDRVTDELVREGAVQAVRA